A window from Calypte anna isolate BGI_N300 unplaced genomic scaffold, bCalAnn1_v1.p scaffold_81_arrow_ctg1, whole genome shotgun sequence encodes these proteins:
- the LOC103539335 gene encoding parathyroid hormone/parathyroid hormone-related peptide receptor: MEISIPGKGIGTALLCCCLLSSVWALVDPDDVLTKEEQIYLLVEAKEKCQRDIKAQLEKIKDPSCLPEWDGIICWPKGSPSQEVSVPCPDYIYDFNHQGHAYRYCSASGTWAMALSTNKTWANYTECALLFSSERRRREKEVFDRLHLMYTTGYSISLASLIVAVCILSYFKRLHCTRNYIHVHLFTSFICRALSIFVKDLVLYSGTEAEKMREDDFRAEMGPSAGQRSHLVGCKVVVTFFLYFLATNHYWILVEGLYLHSLIFMAFLSTKNYLWVLIIIGWGLPAVFVSVWASVRASLADTQCWDLSAGNMKWIYQVPILAAIVVNFFLFLNIVRVLASKLWETTTGKLDPRQQYRQLLKSTLVLMPLFGVHYVVFMAMPYTEVSGLLWQIQMHYEMLFNSSQGFFVAFLYCFCNGEVQTEIKKAHFRRSLALDFKQKAQGSSAAPGSCCYGGLGSHPSTSLAGRGAGGTQQQGLVLPATLPGFVPSSFGSGKFLACPSQELSQKICGEKPRDFLDLNEHHPKVNKELETML, translated from the exons aaaaggCATCgggacagctctgctctgctgctgcctcctgagctCTGTGTGGGCTCTG GTTGACCCTGATGATGTTCTTACAAAAGAAGAGCAGATCTATCTTCTGGTGGAAGCTAAGGAGAAATGTCAGAGGGACATAAAAGCCCAACTGGAGAAGATCAAAG ACCCCAGCTGCCTTCCTGAGTGGGATGGGATTATCTGCTGGCCAAAGGGCTCTCCCAGCCAGGAGGTCTCAGTGCCCTGCCCTGACTACATCTATGACTTCAACCACCAAG GTCATGCCTACAGGTACTGCAGTGCCTCTGGGACCTGGGCCATGGCTCTCAGCACCAACAAGACCTGGGCCAACTACACCGAGtgtgctctgctcttctcctccGAGCGCCGGAGGCGTGAGAAG GAGGTGTTTGACCGTCTGCACCTGATGTACACCACTGGTTACTCCATCTCCTTGGCTTCCCTCATCGTTGCTGTCTGCATCCTCTCCTACTTCAA GCGTCTGCACTGCACCCGCAACTACATCCACGTCCACCTCTTCACCTCCTTCATCTGCCGGgctctgagcatctttgtgAAGGATCTGGTGCTCTACTCAGGCACTGAGGCAGAAAAGATGAGGGAGGATGACTTCAGGGCAGAAATGGGACCCTCAGCAGGACAACGGAGCCACCTG GTTGGCTGCAAGGTGGTGGTgacttttttcctctattttctgGCCACCAACCACTACTGGATCCTGGTGGAAGGTCTCTACTTGCACAGCCTGATCTTCATGGCCTTCCTCTCTACCAAGAACTACCTCTGGGTCCTCATCATCATTGGCTGGG GTCTCCctgctgtgtttgtgtctgtCTGGGCCAGTGTCAGGGCTTCCCTGGCAGATACACA ATGCTGGGACCTCAGTGCTGGGAACATGAAGTGGATTTATCAGGTCCCCATCCTGGCTGCCATCGTG GTGaacttcttcctcttcctcaacATAGTCCGGGTGTTGGCTTCCAAGCTTTGGGAGACGACCACAGGGAAGCTGGACCCCAGGCAGCAGTACAGGCAa CTGCTGAAGTCCACGCTGGTGCTGATGCCACTTTTTGGGGTCCATTACGTGGTGTTCATGGCCATGCCCTACACTGAAGTCTCTGGGCTCCTCTGGCAGATCCAGATGCATTATGAGATGCTCTTCAACTCCTCTCAG GGTTTCTTTGTGGCTTTTCTCTACTGCTTCTGCAACGGGGAG GTGCAGACAGAGATTAAGAAAGCTCATTTTCGGAGGAGCCTGGCCCTGGATTTCAAGCAGAAGGCTCAGGGCAGcagtgcagctcctgggagctgctgttaTGGGGGGCTGGGgtcccaccccagcaccagcctggcagggagaggggcaggtggcacccagcagcagggattgGTGCTCCCTGCCACCCTGCCAGGCTTTGTCCCCAGCTCTTTTGGCTCAGGGAAATTTTTGGCCTgtcccagccaggagctgagccAGAAAATCTGTGGGGAGAAGCCCAGGGATTTTCTGGACCTGAACGAGCATCACCCCAAAGTCAACAAAGAGCTGGAGACCATGCTATGA